A single window of Nocardia higoensis DNA harbors:
- a CDS encoding NAD(P)-binding domain-containing protein, with amino-acid sequence MIIGLLHPGQMGAAVAARLVAHGHTVLWNPEGRSPATRDRASDAMLQPAESLSGLLSDAELVLSIVPASAAESVAELVADHGYNGVYVDANATSPRRMQRIHELLDPRGTEVIDAVISGPPPRGDTSPRIYLAGGAEVTAPVRDLLTHCDFLATELSESIGAASALKMALASYLRTNRLLVAIAHALADEHGITSTLIHEAEQFGADALTDRAYLSSVAARAWRWEAEMGDIAETLEESGIPTQLADASGELYHRLAAAKDQWSITPEEALQLLKQKL; translated from the coding sequence ATGATCATCGGACTCCTCCATCCAGGCCAGATGGGTGCCGCTGTCGCAGCCCGTCTTGTCGCTCACGGGCACACCGTCCTTTGGAATCCCGAGGGACGCAGTCCTGCGACAAGAGACCGCGCATCCGACGCGATGTTGCAGCCCGCCGAAAGCCTCTCTGGACTGCTTTCCGATGCCGAGCTGGTGCTGTCGATCGTTCCTGCCTCCGCAGCCGAGAGTGTCGCCGAACTCGTCGCCGACCACGGCTACAACGGCGTCTACGTCGACGCCAATGCCACGAGCCCGAGGCGGATGCAGCGCATCCACGAGTTGTTGGACCCGCGCGGCACAGAGGTGATCGACGCTGTGATCAGTGGCCCACCACCACGCGGCGACACTTCGCCAAGGATCTATCTCGCCGGCGGCGCCGAAGTCACTGCACCGGTCCGCGACCTGTTAACTCACTGCGACTTCCTCGCGACAGAACTGTCTGAAAGCATCGGCGCTGCAAGCGCATTGAAGATGGCTCTCGCATCCTATCTGCGTACCAACAGACTGCTTGTGGCAATAGCCCATGCCCTCGCCGACGAGCACGGCATCACCTCGACGCTCATCCACGAAGCCGAGCAGTTCGGAGCCGACGCACTCACCGACCGCGCGTATCTGTCCAGCGTGGCCGCCCGAGCTTGGCGATGGGAAGCGGAAATGGGCGACATAGCAGAAACTCTCGAGGAGTCGGGGATTCCAACTCAGCTGGCCGATGCCAGTGGAGAGTTGTACCACCGACTAGCAGCCGCGAAGGACCAGTGGTCCATCACACCTGAAGAAGCGTTGCAGCTACTCAAGCAGAAGTTGTAA